A window of the Lactuca sativa cultivar Salinas chromosome 5, Lsat_Salinas_v11, whole genome shotgun sequence genome harbors these coding sequences:
- the LOC111893075 gene encoding monothiol glutaredoxin-S2 has product MMFSASNRYRCPKFSNPITIYSHGSNLYYSQQISHQTYYNIYIYSLPKHQLLEFPEMAMVRALVKERPVVIFSKSSCCMSYTIKTLISSFGANPTVYEMDEHPQGKQIEKELRGLGCKPSVPAVFIGEELIGGANEIMSLHLKGQLVPLLLNANAIWL; this is encoded by the coding sequence ATGATGTTTTCAGCATCTAATAGATACCGctgtccaaaattttcaaatcctATCACTATATATAGCCATGGAAGCAACTTATATTACTCACAACAGATATCACACCAAACttactacaatatatatatatatagcctccCAAAACATCAACTGCTAGAATTTCCAGAGATGGCTATGGTTAGAGCACTGGTGAAGGAAAGGCCTGTGGTTATATTCAGCAAAAGCTCTTGCTGCATGTCCTACACCATTAAGACACTGATAAGCAGCTTTGGGGCAAATCCTACAGTTTATGAGATGGATGAGCATCCACAAGGGAAGCAGATAGAGAAGGAACTGAGAGGATTAGGTTGCAAGCCAAGTGTGCCAGCTGTGTTCATAGGAGAAGAGCTCATTGGTGGTGCCAATGAAATAATGAGCCTTCATCTCAAGGGTCAACTGGTACCCTTGCTCCTCAATGCTAATGCCATATGGCTTTAG